Below is a genomic region from Desulfatirhabdium butyrativorans DSM 18734.
CCGAGCCCCGGCTCGCCGCAGCCGGGCGCCGATCTGCAGCAACCCCAAAGGCCTCGCCCAAAAATCGTAGGCTGCCACATCGTGAATCCAGGGATTCACCAGCAACACGGTTACAGGGTCGGAGAGGATCACGACAAAACGGCGGATGGGGCAGCGGACGGAGGATCTGAGAAGGCATCCTCCGGGAAGTAGGTCATGGAGGTTTTTTTCATTTCCCTGCGACTGAACAGCAGAATGTAGGTATCTACCCCGGTTTGGCGGGAGACGGCTTCGGCAATGGCCCGACAGTCGTCTTCGTTTCGGGCGTGGATCATCGTGTAGAGGTTGTATGGCCAGCCGGGGGCCGGATCCCGCCGGTAACAGTGGGAGATTTCCCGATATTGGGCCATGGCGCGCCCCACGGCTTCCACCCGATCCTCCGCCACCTGCCAGGCCGTCATGGCGTTGGCTTCGTATCCGCTTTTCTGGTGGCGAAGCGTTGCCCCGAGCCGACGTACGATGCCCCGCTCACACAGCCCTCGCAGGGTGTTCAAAAAAGTCTCCTCGTCGATCTGCAGCCGCTCGGCCAAGAGACGATACGGCCTTTCGACGATGGGGATGTCACTTTGAATGGCAAACACGATT
It encodes:
- a CDS encoding Lrp/AsnC family transcriptional regulator; its protein translation is MLNELEKKIVFAIQSDIPIVERPYRLLAERLQIDEETFLNTLRGLCERGIVRRLGATLRHQKSGYEANAMTAWQVAEDRVEAVGRAMAQYREISHCYRRDPAPGWPYNLYTMIHARNEDDCRAIAEAVSRQTGVDTYILLFSRREMKKTSMTYFPEDAFSDPPSAAPSAVLS